The Solibacillus sp. FSL W7-1464 genome contains a region encoding:
- the hydA gene encoding dihydropyrimidinase, whose product MKKIITGGTIVTAADTFKGDVLIEDGIITQIAAKIDDAEAEIIDATGKLLFPGGIDPHTHLDMPFNNTVTDDDWQSGTIAAAYGGTTTIIDFCISAGSPTLMDAIDTWHGKAKDKAVIDYGFHLMIGDLNEQRLQELPEALERGGISSIKVFLAYAKEFQATDRTLFQAFKVGKKLGATVMVHCENGSVIDELVEEAKANGQTEPIYHALTRPPEVEGEATKRAIELANLAGAQLYVVHVTCKEAVDEIISARNKGYNVLGETCPPYLVLDQTALEKPNFEGAKYVWSPPLRPVEHQEVLWNALKAKQLQTIGSDQCSFSFNGKKTLGKNDFSKIPNGGPFIEDRFSVLYSEGVAKGRITENEFVDMISTQSAKIFGLFPKKGTIAVGSDADIVLFDPTVKRTISVETHHMNVDYNAFEGLEVTGEPTSVLVRGEYVIQDKKFVGQLGSGKYIRREVKGSTKVTS is encoded by the coding sequence ATGAAAAAGATTATTACTGGGGGAACAATTGTTACTGCTGCGGATACGTTTAAAGGGGATGTGCTGATTGAGGATGGGATCATCACTCAAATTGCAGCAAAAATAGATGATGCGGAAGCGGAAATTATTGATGCAACAGGAAAGCTTTTATTCCCGGGTGGTATTGACCCTCATACCCATCTCGATATGCCGTTCAACAACACGGTAACAGATGATGACTGGCAATCTGGAACAATTGCTGCGGCATACGGAGGAACAACGACAATCATCGATTTCTGTATTAGTGCGGGCTCCCCAACACTGATGGATGCGATCGATACATGGCATGGTAAAGCAAAAGATAAAGCCGTAATCGACTATGGCTTCCACTTAATGATCGGTGATTTGAATGAGCAGCGCCTGCAGGAATTACCGGAAGCGTTGGAACGGGGCGGGATCAGCTCGATCAAAGTGTTCCTTGCATATGCGAAGGAATTCCAGGCGACGGATCGTACGCTATTCCAGGCGTTTAAAGTCGGGAAGAAGCTTGGGGCAACGGTTATGGTCCATTGTGAGAACGGATCGGTTATCGATGAGCTAGTAGAAGAAGCGAAGGCAAATGGTCAGACAGAGCCGATTTATCATGCGCTTACTCGTCCGCCTGAAGTAGAAGGGGAAGCGACGAAGCGTGCGATTGAGCTGGCGAACTTGGCTGGAGCGCAATTATATGTTGTGCATGTAACGTGTAAAGAAGCGGTAGATGAAATCATCTCGGCACGTAACAAAGGCTACAACGTATTAGGCGAGACTTGTCCGCCGTATTTAGTGCTTGACCAGACGGCATTGGAAAAGCCGAACTTTGAAGGTGCGAAATATGTATGGTCTCCGCCGTTACGTCCTGTAGAGCATCAGGAAGTATTGTGGAATGCATTGAAGGCGAAGCAGCTGCAAACGATTGGTTCGGACCAATGTTCGTTCAGCTTCAACGGCAAGAAAACGTTAGGGAAGAACGACTTCTCGAAAATCCCGAACGGCGGACCGTTTATCGAAGACCGTTTCTCTGTACTGTATTCAGAAGGTGTTGCGAAAGGCCGTATTACGGAAAACGAGTTTGTCGATATGATTTCAACGCAGTCTGCGAAGATTTTTGGGCTATTCCCTAAAAAAGGAACAATCGCGGTCGGTTCAGATGCGGATATCGTATTATTCGATCCGACTGTAAAACGTACGATTTCTGTGGAAACACATCATATGAATGTGGACTACAACGCATTTGAAGGGCTGGAAGTGACGGGTGAACCGACAAGTGTGCTAGTGCGCGGTGAGTATGTCATTCAAGATAAAAAATTCGTCGGACAGCTTGGAAGCGGCAAGTATATCCGTCGTGAAGTAAAAGGTTCCACTAAAGTAACTTCATAA
- a CDS encoding glutaredoxin family protein, with protein MIIKFYSKPDCGLCIEGLHTLKTVQEDIDFTIEHCNIEEDDEAHEKYMLMIPVVEYNGDVVQYGQLDYATLYEALVD; from the coding sequence ATGATCATCAAATTTTATTCGAAACCGGACTGCGGACTTTGCATTGAAGGACTCCATACGTTAAAAACCGTGCAGGAAGACATCGACTTTACGATTGAGCACTGCAATATAGAAGAAGACGATGAAGCGCATGAAAAATATATGCTGATGATTCCGGTTGTGGAGTATAACGGGGACGTTGTGCAATACGGGCAGCTTGATTATGCGACGTTGTACGAGGCGCTGGTGGACTAG
- a CDS encoding spore coat protein, producing MFTQSSQSQDNQMPFSTNHGAHEILDVHEVLSAMIGGLNQFVLLREQVQDSELLSILDRQYAFMLDEYNITMEAFKTGHDPKHPTRSYNMNMGNDTIYGIKPGEPKKPITSASEINDAIISGFLLSCHKMGASGKTVAALESTNPVVRRVLQDSVPNCIEMAYELSLYQNKKGYYQVPQLSPQDMSTMLNMYGQAEQAKNMPN from the coding sequence ATGTTTACCCAATCATCCCAATCTCAAGACAATCAAATGCCTTTTTCAACAAATCATGGTGCCCATGAAATACTGGATGTTCATGAAGTACTAAGCGCGATGATCGGCGGATTAAACCAATTCGTCCTTCTTCGCGAACAAGTTCAAGATAGCGAGCTTTTATCTATTTTGGATCGTCAGTACGCTTTTATGCTTGATGAGTACAATATTACAATGGAAGCCTTTAAAACAGGTCATGATCCAAAACATCCTACACGCAGCTACAATATGAACATGGGGAACGATACGATATACGGCATCAAACCTGGGGAGCCGAAAAAACCGATTACTTCAGCAAGTGAAATTAATGATGCGATTATTTCAGGCTTCTTGTTAAGCTGCCACAAAATGGGTGCTTCAGGGAAAACAGTTGCTGCTTTAGAAAGCACAAACCCTGTTGTTCGTCGTGTGCTGCAAGATTCAGTACCAAACTGCATCGAAATGGCCTATGAACTTTCACTGTATCAAAACAAAAAAGGCTATTACCAAGTACCGCAACTTTCACCACAGGATATGAGCACAATGCTCAATATGTACGGCCAGGCAGAACAAGCAAAAAATATGCCTAACTAG
- a CDS encoding LemA family protein produces MFKKNERGSAVLVALIAIVALIVIAAMLVVPKYNKLVTGEETVDAAWAQVENQLQRRFDLVPNLVNTVKGYAEHEEEIFTQIADARTQYGSANTVEETADANNELSSALSRLLVVIENYPNLKADAQFTRLMDELAGTENRLTVARKDYNDTVQQFNNDVRRFPGNLIAGMFSFDQKDYFEIKEGVEEAPAVDFGD; encoded by the coding sequence ATGTTTAAAAAAAATGAACGAGGGAGTGCGGTATTAGTCGCCCTTATTGCAATTGTTGCATTGATCGTCATTGCGGCCATGCTTGTCGTGCCGAAATACAACAAACTTGTAACAGGTGAAGAAACGGTGGATGCAGCATGGGCACAAGTCGAAAACCAGCTGCAGCGTCGATTTGACCTAGTGCCGAACTTAGTAAATACGGTCAAAGGTTATGCCGAACATGAGGAAGAAATTTTCACACAGATTGCAGATGCCCGTACACAATACGGGAGTGCCAATACAGTAGAAGAAACGGCGGACGCAAATAATGAGCTGTCTTCTGCATTATCCCGTTTACTCGTTGTTATTGAAAACTATCCGAATTTAAAAGCGGATGCACAATTTACACGGTTAATGGATGAACTGGCAGGGACGGAAAATCGCTTGACGGTAGCGCGTAAAGATTACAATGACACGGTTCAGCAGTTTAATAATGATGTTCGCCGCTTCCCGGGAAACTTAATCGCCGGTATGTTCAGCTTTGATCAAAAAGACTACTTCGAAATTAAGGAAGGTGTGGAAGAAGCACCGGCAGTCGATTTTGGCGATTAA
- a CDS encoding NCS1 family transporter produces MSDRKDKSNNYLKSPDLLPVTHENRSISMMGFGVIWVGMAIVLAAFAIGAGGIVNLSMPMLILATLVGSILIGIFMVVIGDIGVEHGLSFPVYMRAPFGTIGTHFPSFARAFTASCWFGINTYFGALAINGILNILVGFDNWFICFLVFATLQLFNVSLGIKSIERFADFAAPVIIFISIWMYLQLSAEAKEQGKAVWSWVEAPQTGFEQFTAFMVVATAIMGFWATLAADMPTLSRHFKAPKNERNWFKRNKTQLLGSLVVQPIFNTLMIVIGAVCYMSTGSGDPINALQQAAGGFVLVMLLSMIVLAQWSTNTSANVIPAATIFSNIGGAKVPFWVGVVVAGIVGTVVQPWSLFDVLNSVLLVVGGILSSIVGILFADYYLLRKRRVNVTELYEAEGQYRYLKGVNVAGIIAWVIGGLIANIWPSFSSLVGFFVGAAIYYVLAKYWWFKKYPQAEIVNPSDDEYLGITAGRSWEIDAVPEPIGIQQTASAD; encoded by the coding sequence ATGTCAGACAGAAAAGACAAAAGTAATAACTATTTGAAATCACCGGATTTACTTCCTGTCACACACGAAAACCGCAGTATCAGTATGATGGGCTTTGGTGTCATCTGGGTTGGGATGGCCATCGTACTTGCGGCATTTGCGATCGGTGCAGGAGGAATTGTCAATCTAAGTATGCCAATGCTTATCCTTGCGACATTGGTGGGCTCGATTCTGATCGGGATCTTCATGGTCGTCATCGGGGATATCGGTGTTGAACACGGATTATCGTTTCCTGTTTATATGCGTGCCCCATTCGGAACAATCGGTACGCATTTCCCGTCATTTGCCCGTGCATTTACAGCTTCGTGCTGGTTCGGGATCAACACGTATTTCGGGGCATTGGCGATCAACGGTATTCTGAACATTCTTGTCGGCTTTGATAACTGGTTTATCTGTTTCCTAGTATTTGCGACGTTGCAGTTGTTCAATGTATCACTGGGGATTAAATCAATTGAACGTTTCGCGGATTTCGCTGCACCGGTCATTATCTTTATTTCGATTTGGATGTATCTGCAATTATCTGCTGAAGCAAAAGAGCAGGGCAAAGCGGTATGGTCATGGGTGGAAGCACCGCAAACAGGATTTGAACAGTTTACGGCATTCATGGTAGTCGCGACTGCAATCATGGGCTTCTGGGCGACATTGGCTGCAGATATGCCGACGCTTTCCCGTCACTTTAAGGCGCCGAAAAATGAGCGTAACTGGTTTAAACGAAATAAAACGCAATTACTTGGTTCATTAGTAGTTCAGCCAATCTTCAATACACTGATGATCGTCATCGGTGCGGTTTGTTATATGTCGACTGGTTCAGGTGACCCGATCAACGCACTACAGCAAGCGGCGGGCGGTTTTGTCCTCGTGATGCTGTTATCGATGATCGTACTGGCACAATGGTCGACAAATACTTCCGCGAACGTTATTCCGGCCGCGACGATTTTCTCGAATATCGGCGGAGCGAAAGTACCGTTCTGGGTGGGTGTAGTCGTTGCCGGTATTGTCGGGACGGTTGTTCAACCTTGGAGCTTGTTTGATGTTTTAAATAGCGTACTTCTTGTTGTAGGGGGTATCCTTTCTTCGATTGTCGGTATATTATTCGCTGACTATTACTTGCTTCGAAAACGCCGTGTAAATGTCACGGAGCTTTATGAGGCGGAAGGGCAATACCGCTATTTGAAAGGTGTCAATGTAGCGGGTATTATCGCTTGGGTGATTGGCGGTCTGATCGCGAATATTTGGCCATCATTTTCTTCACTTGTTGGCTTCTTTGTAGGGGCGGCAATCTATTATGTGCTGGCGAAATACTGGTGGTTCAAGAAGTATCCGCAAGCTGAAATCGTGAATCCGAGCGATGATGAATATTTAGGCATTACAGCGGGACGCAGCTGGGAAATTGACGCTGTTCCAGAACCAATTGGTATTCAGCAAACAGCTTCCGCAGATTAA
- a CDS encoding asparagine synthase — MKNIREGLIPTVLGSAVTATGYAMKQKIGTNKMIANTIFGFGLAHIVLGAIDLVEHRK; from the coding sequence ATGAAAAATATTCGTGAAGGTTTAATTCCGACTGTACTTGGATCAGCTGTCACTGCGACGGGGTATGCGATGAAACAAAAAATCGGTACGAACAAGATGATTGCCAATACCATTTTTGGTTTCGGCCTTGCCCATATTGTATTAGGGGCAATTGACCTTGTAGAACATCGTAAGTAA
- the preA gene encoding NAD-dependent dihydropyrimidine dehydrogenase subunit PreA: MADLRIDFAGIKSPNPFWLASAPPTNSGYQVQRAFEAGWGGAVWKTLGDPILNVSSRFAAVSFNGQKVAGFNNIELITDRPLEVNLKEIYETKKRFPDHTIIASLMVEPKAEKWHEIVKRVQDVGVDGFELNFGCPHGMAERGMGAASGQVPDLVEKQTYWAKEYAEVPVIVKLTPNITDITVTAEAAVRGGADAISMINTINSLAGVDLNSWNTIPHVGNKGAHGGYCGPAVKPIALNMVGECARSPYINLPISGIGGISNWQDAAEFILMGSTSVQVCTAAMHHGFSIVEDMIDGLSNYLDDKGLKSVMDLVGKTVPKYSDWGDLDLNYKVVAEINNDVCINCNKCHIACEDTSHQCIDLYTEDGRPMLKVREEDCVGCNLCSIVCPAEGAITMKELVPTQPPMTWNERQKLIAGFAPSSSGVAR; this comes from the coding sequence ATGGCAGATTTACGAATAGATTTTGCTGGTATTAAGTCACCTAATCCTTTTTGGCTGGCATCGGCACCACCGACAAACTCCGGCTATCAAGTGCAGCGTGCATTTGAAGCGGGCTGGGGCGGCGCTGTATGGAAAACGTTGGGCGACCCTATTTTGAACGTTTCCTCTCGCTTTGCTGCAGTTAGTTTTAATGGTCAGAAGGTGGCGGGTTTCAACAATATTGAGCTCATTACAGACCGACCGCTTGAAGTGAACCTAAAGGAGATTTATGAAACGAAAAAACGCTTCCCGGATCATACGATCATCGCTTCATTGATGGTCGAGCCGAAAGCTGAGAAATGGCATGAAATCGTAAAAAGAGTCCAGGATGTTGGGGTAGATGGCTTCGAATTAAACTTCGGCTGCCCGCATGGTATGGCGGAACGTGGTATGGGAGCCGCTTCGGGTCAAGTACCTGACCTGGTGGAAAAGCAGACATATTGGGCGAAAGAGTATGCTGAAGTGCCGGTCATCGTCAAACTGACACCGAACATTACGGATATTACTGTAACGGCGGAAGCAGCGGTGCGCGGCGGTGCGGATGCGATTAGTATGATCAACACGATCAACAGTTTGGCAGGCGTTGATCTGAACTCCTGGAACACGATTCCGCATGTTGGCAATAAAGGGGCACACGGAGGTTATTGCGGACCGGCCGTGAAGCCAATTGCACTGAACATGGTGGGCGAGTGTGCGAGAAGTCCGTATATCAATTTACCGATTTCCGGAATTGGCGGTATTTCGAACTGGCAGGACGCTGCTGAGTTCATCCTGATGGGATCGACTAGTGTGCAAGTTTGTACAGCGGCAATGCACCATGGTTTCAGCATTGTTGAAGACATGATTGATGGATTAAGCAATTATTTAGACGATAAAGGCTTGAAATCGGTCATGGATTTAGTCGGCAAAACAGTACCGAAATATTCGGATTGGGGAGATTTAGACTTAAATTATAAAGTTGTTGCAGAGATCAATAACGATGTTTGCATCAACTGTAATAAATGCCATATTGCCTGTGAAGATACGTCCCATCAATGTATCGATCTGTATACAGAAGATGGCCGTCCAATGCTGAAAGTGCGCGAGGAAGACTGCGTAGGCTGTAACTTATGTTCAATCGTCTGTCCGGCAGAAGGTGCGATTACGATGAAGGAACTTGTTCCGACACAACCGCCGATGACGTGGAACGAAAGACAGAAACTAATTGCAGGATTTGCTCCGAGCAGTTCAGGTGTTGCGAGGTAA
- a CDS encoding NAD(P)-dependent oxidoreductase, with translation MSNSLAKNFEEIFDGLTTYAATVEANRCLYCYDPPCVKACPTSINIPSFIKKIASNNMKGSARVIMESNPVGASCARVCPTIELCEGACVLNSEEKPIQIGHLQRYATDWLRESNVNLFTPKPVNGKKVAIIGSGPAGLSAARELALLGYGVTIFEADEKAGGLNYYGIVSFRLPQDVVEWEVKQVQNLGVEIRTSTKIGEDVLVDELLENYDRIIVAVGMGKVPMLGIEGENLDGVYDAIDFVKESKSSFTDRVLGKKVLVIGAGNTAIDAATCSVRLGAEQVQIVYRRTSNEMTAYDFEFDFAKQDGVEFRWLTLPKRIIGDENGKVIGMECIKMKLTDIEGGKGTLTEIPGSEFVIEADAVIRAIGQTKQYELIEHLGLANTRGVIDVDHNSLKTSNPKIYACGDVIYGNGYGEATVVSAAQQGKDSAYAIHYELNANSEIA, from the coding sequence ATGAGCAATAGTTTAGCGAAGAACTTTGAAGAGATATTTGATGGTTTAACAACATACGCGGCAACTGTTGAAGCGAATCGTTGTTTGTATTGCTATGATCCGCCATGTGTAAAGGCGTGTCCAACAAGCATTAATATTCCGAGCTTTATAAAGAAAATTGCTTCGAATAATATGAAGGGTTCTGCCCGTGTCATTATGGAATCCAATCCGGTAGGCGCAAGCTGTGCGCGCGTCTGTCCAACAATCGAGCTTTGTGAGGGGGCTTGTGTGTTGAACAGTGAGGAAAAGCCGATTCAAATTGGTCATCTTCAGCGCTACGCAACAGATTGGCTGCGTGAGTCGAATGTGAATCTGTTTACACCAAAACCGGTAAACGGCAAAAAAGTCGCGATTATCGGAAGCGGTCCGGCAGGGTTATCTGCTGCACGTGAACTGGCATTGCTTGGTTACGGTGTGACGATTTTCGAAGCAGATGAAAAAGCGGGCGGCCTGAATTACTACGGCATCGTTTCATTCCGTCTGCCGCAAGATGTGGTGGAATGGGAAGTGAAGCAAGTGCAAAACCTAGGCGTTGAAATTAGAACAAGCACGAAGATCGGTGAAGATGTATTAGTCGATGAGCTGCTTGAAAACTATGACCGCATCATTGTAGCAGTAGGTATGGGCAAAGTACCGATGCTTGGCATTGAAGGCGAAAACCTGGACGGTGTGTATGATGCAATTGATTTCGTAAAGGAATCGAAATCTTCATTCACTGACCGCGTACTGGGCAAAAAAGTACTCGTTATCGGTGCCGGCAATACAGCGATTGATGCAGCGACATGTTCTGTAAGACTTGGTGCTGAGCAAGTACAAATCGTTTACCGTCGTACATCGAATGAAATGACGGCATATGATTTTGAATTTGATTTTGCGAAGCAGGACGGTGTTGAATTCAGATGGCTGACATTACCGAAGCGCATCATTGGCGATGAAAACGGTAAAGTAATCGGAATGGAATGCATCAAAATGAAGCTGACGGATATCGAAGGTGGAAAAGGGACGTTAACGGAAATTCCTGGTTCTGAGTTTGTGATTGAGGCAGATGCGGTGATTCGGGCGATCGGCCAAACGAAGCAGTATGAGCTGATCGAGCATTTAGGTTTGGCAAATACTCGCGGTGTGATTGATGTGGATCACAACAGTCTGAAGACTTCCAATCCGAAAATTTACGCTTGCGGTGATGTGATTTACGGCAACGGGTACGGTGAGGCGACAGTTGTATCGGCGGCGCAGCAAGGCAAAGATTCGGCTTACGCGATTCATTATGAACTAAACGCAAATTCAGAAATTGCATAG
- a CDS encoding TPM domain-containing protein — protein sequence MVSLLLWLMIVPLQAMAAIPEKPAYNSYVYDYANVLSDDVEQNLIQSAKALEGSTGNVIVMMTIDTIDGMDAFEFGTETIRSWGIGDEALDNGMLIFATTEQGPGQNDVWITVGGGLEGDYPDGKLGGMIDTYMMPYLANGDYTNAFASIFSVFYEEMGGEAGGADLVQPVASNEEDGISIGFIIFIIIIYFIISKFGGGGGPGGRRRTARRVYRSGGFGGFGGGFGGGGGSSGGFGGFGGGGSFGGGAGRKF from the coding sequence ATGGTATCGCTTCTTTTATGGTTAATGATCGTACCACTCCAAGCGATGGCAGCTATACCGGAAAAACCGGCCTATAATTCTTACGTGTATGATTATGCGAACGTCCTGTCCGATGATGTGGAACAGAACCTGATCCAGTCGGCAAAAGCGCTCGAAGGTTCAACGGGAAATGTCATTGTCATGATGACGATAGATACGATCGATGGAATGGATGCATTTGAATTCGGTACGGAAACGATTCGCAGTTGGGGAATCGGTGATGAAGCGCTCGATAACGGTATGCTTATTTTTGCGACAACCGAGCAAGGGCCAGGCCAGAATGATGTGTGGATTACGGTCGGCGGCGGTCTGGAAGGCGATTATCCGGATGGGAAGCTCGGCGGCATGATCGATACGTATATGATGCCTTATTTAGCAAATGGTGACTATACAAATGCGTTTGCCAGCATCTTCTCCGTTTTTTATGAAGAAATGGGTGGTGAAGCAGGCGGTGCGGATTTAGTACAGCCTGTTGCGTCAAATGAAGAGGATGGGATTTCAATCGGCTTCATTATATTCATCATTATTATTTACTTTATCATATCGAAGTTTGGCGGTGGCGGTGGCCCAGGCGGACGCCGACGCACAGCACGCCGAGTATACCGCAGTGGCGGTTTCGGTGGATTCGGAGGCGGCTTCGGCGGTGGTGGCGGTTCATCGGGCGGCTTTGGCGGCTTCGGTGGCGGCGGCTCATTCGGCGGAGGCGCGGGCAGGAAGTTTTAA
- a CDS encoding CoA-acylating methylmalonate-semialdehyde dehydrogenase, whose amino-acid sequence MTEAVSVKKLTHFINGELVEGKSNNYSKVYNPTTGEVIAEVPIATAEETREAIAAAKAAFPAWRDLSVAKRAEVLMRFRFLLTENMDQLLDIICMESGKTLEDARGEVTRALESVDLAIGAPHLVKGEYSVNVGGQINAYSAKYPLGVVAAISPFNFPIMVPLAQTSMAVAVGNAVILKASEKVPMTSLFVSELWKKAGLPDGIWTVVNGSKDAVNELLENPTVQAISFVGSTPVAKYIYETGSKYGKRVTALGGGKNNMVVMPDADLEQVANAFIGAAYGAASQRCMAISTIMPVGEETADRLVAILKEKISNLKVGSYKEEGTDFGPVISKESKENILKAIDLAERQGATVVVDGRELDIVKNSEGFFVGPTLLDNITKEMEIFDEEVFGPARNVVRVNSLAEAIDFINGQDLANGVTIFTNDGAAARKFTTEIDVGMVGVNVPIPIPVGYHNFAGFKGSRFGEGHMFGPDQARFFTKTKTVSERWPDTTETTASTFAFPSNN is encoded by the coding sequence ATGACAGAAGCAGTTTCGGTAAAAAAATTAACACATTTTATCAATGGGGAATTGGTCGAAGGGAAGAGCAACAACTACTCGAAAGTTTATAACCCGACGACAGGCGAAGTAATTGCCGAAGTTCCGATTGCGACAGCTGAAGAAACACGTGAAGCCATTGCAGCAGCAAAAGCGGCTTTCCCGGCATGGCGCGATTTATCTGTTGCGAAGCGTGCGGAAGTATTGATGCGTTTCCGATTTTTACTGACAGAAAATATGGATCAGCTGTTGGATATTATTTGTATGGAGAGCGGCAAAACATTGGAGGATGCACGCGGTGAAGTGACTCGTGCACTGGAATCGGTTGACTTGGCAATCGGTGCGCCTCATCTGGTGAAAGGGGAATATTCGGTCAATGTAGGTGGTCAGATTAATGCCTACTCTGCGAAGTATCCTTTAGGTGTCGTGGCGGCGATCTCGCCATTCAACTTCCCGATCATGGTGCCGTTAGCGCAAACTTCGATGGCGGTCGCTGTCGGGAATGCGGTTATTTTAAAAGCATCTGAAAAGGTGCCGATGACTTCACTGTTTGTCAGTGAGCTGTGGAAAAAAGCAGGACTGCCGGACGGAATTTGGACAGTAGTAAACGGCAGTAAGGACGCGGTAAATGAGCTATTGGAAAACCCGACTGTTCAGGCGATTTCATTTGTCGGCTCGACACCTGTTGCGAAATATATTTACGAAACGGGTTCAAAATACGGCAAGCGCGTAACGGCTCTAGGCGGCGGGAAAAACAATATGGTCGTTATGCCGGATGCGGATTTAGAGCAAGTGGCGAACGCGTTTATCGGTGCAGCATACGGCGCGGCTTCCCAACGCTGCATGGCGATTTCGACGATTATGCCGGTTGGTGAAGAGACGGCTGACCGACTTGTTGCGATTTTAAAAGAGAAAATCAGCAATTTAAAAGTGGGCAGCTATAAAGAAGAAGGCACGGATTTTGGTCCGGTCATTTCGAAAGAGTCGAAAGAGAATATTTTGAAAGCAATCGATCTGGCAGAACGTCAAGGTGCAACGGTTGTAGTGGACGGCCGTGAACTGGATATCGTGAAAAACTCGGAAGGCTTCTTCGTCGGTCCGACATTGCTGGACAATATTACGAAGGAGATGGAAATTTTCGATGAGGAAGTTTTCGGTCCGGCTCGTAATGTCGTGCGCGTAAACTCGCTTGCAGAAGCGATCGATTTCATTAACGGTCAGGATCTGGCAAATGGGGTAACGATCTTCACGAACGATGGTGCGGCAGCGCGCAAGTTTACGACGGAGATTGATGTCGGTATGGTCGGCGTCAATGTGCCGATTCCAATCCCAGTCGGCTATCACAATTTTGCCGGCTTCAAAGGTTCGCGCTTTGGTGAAGGGCATATGTTTGGTCCGGATCAGGCCCGATTCTTTACGAAGACGAAAACAGTATCGGAACGCTGGCCAGACACAACAGAAACGACAGCATCGACTTTCGCTTTCCCTAGCAATAACTAA
- a CDS encoding nucleotide-binding protein, with amino-acid sequence MGEGKGTFQKWRKKVNKKVTTLSSKTSFAVDRSKLRKQINGIEEEIRVLKQQIGEIVNLNRNSLFSVSMVNYQLAQIEAKENTIAQLEKDIEELNELSKLAGVEEEEITPDSKAKQTIDEITASYIYNCANCNEVYDEPKKFCEECGYNMD; translated from the coding sequence ATGGGTGAAGGGAAAGGCACATTTCAGAAATGGAGGAAGAAAGTCAACAAGAAGGTGACAACGCTTAGCAGCAAAACGTCTTTTGCGGTCGACCGGTCCAAACTGCGAAAACAGATCAACGGAATTGAAGAAGAGATCAGAGTGCTGAAACAGCAGATCGGGGAAATCGTCAATTTGAACCGCAACAGCCTGTTTTCAGTCAGCATGGTGAATTATCAGCTCGCGCAAATTGAGGCGAAAGAAAACACGATTGCGCAGCTGGAAAAAGATATTGAAGAATTGAATGAACTCAGTAAATTAGCGGGTGTCGAAGAGGAGGAAATAACGCCCGATTCGAAAGCGAAGCAAACGATTGACGAAATTACGGCGTCCTATATATACAATTGCGCCAACTGTAATGAAGTGTACGATGAACCGAAAAAATTTTGCGAGGAGTGTGGATATAACATGGATTAG